From the Streptomyces syringium genome, one window contains:
- the purL gene encoding phosphoribosylformylglycinamidine synthase subunit PurL — protein sequence MTLDTVKHAGETPDTDQPWAELGLKPDEYARIREILGRRPTGAELAMYSVMWSEHCSYKSSKVHLRQFGEKVPANDAMLVGIGENAGVVDVGQGYAVTFKVESHNHPSYIEPYQGAATGIGGIVRDILAMGARPVAVMDPLRFGAADHPDTKRVLPGVVAGIGGYGNCLGLPNIGGEVVFDACYQGNPLVNALCVGVMKHEDIHLAKASGAGNKVILYGARTGGDGIGGVSVLASETFDSTGPAKRPAVQVGDPFQEKLLIECTLEIFREDLVDGIQDLGGAGLSCATSELASAGSGGMRVELDTVPLRDSSLSPEEILMSESQERMCAVVEPGKVERFMEICEKWDVIATVIGEVTDGERLEIFWHGEQIVDVPPRTVAHEGPVYERPYARPDWQDALQADDANKLPRPASGDELRAQVLKVVASPNQASKSWITDQYDRFVQGNTILSQPEDSGMVRIDEDTNLGVAVATDGNGRYTKLDPYTGAQLALAESYRNVAASGARPLAISNCLNFGSPEDPAVMWQFAEATRGLADGCLELGTPVTGGNVSLYNQTGETAIHPTPVVAVLGVIDDVERRTPIAFAEEGQLLYLLGDTAEELGGSAWSQVIHDHLGGLPPKVDLGREKLLGEILISASRDGMADAAHDLSDGGLIQALVESCLRGGKGARIVVPDGMDPFVFLFSESAGRALVSVPRSEELRFTDMCGARGLPATRVGVVDGEVIDVQGQFSIPLAELREAHEATIPALLV from the coding sequence ATGACTCTCGACACCGTCAAGCACGCAGGCGAAACGCCCGACACCGACCAGCCGTGGGCCGAACTCGGCCTGAAGCCGGACGAGTACGCGCGCATCCGCGAGATCCTCGGCCGCCGCCCGACCGGTGCCGAGCTCGCCATGTACTCCGTCATGTGGTCCGAGCACTGCTCGTACAAGAGCAGCAAGGTCCATCTGCGGCAGTTCGGCGAGAAGGTCCCCGCCAACGACGCCATGCTCGTCGGCATCGGCGAGAACGCTGGCGTCGTCGACGTCGGCCAGGGCTACGCGGTCACCTTCAAGGTCGAGTCGCACAACCACCCGTCGTACATCGAGCCCTACCAGGGCGCGGCCACCGGCATCGGCGGCATCGTCCGCGACATCCTGGCCATGGGCGCCCGCCCGGTCGCCGTCATGGACCCGCTGCGCTTCGGCGCGGCCGACCACCCCGACACCAAGCGCGTCCTGCCGGGCGTCGTCGCGGGCATCGGCGGCTACGGCAACTGCCTGGGCCTGCCCAACATCGGCGGCGAGGTCGTCTTCGACGCCTGCTACCAGGGAAACCCGCTGGTCAACGCCCTGTGCGTCGGTGTGATGAAGCACGAGGACATCCACCTCGCCAAGGCCTCCGGCGCCGGCAACAAGGTCATCCTCTACGGCGCCCGCACGGGCGGCGACGGCATCGGCGGCGTGTCCGTCCTCGCCTCCGAGACCTTCGACTCCACCGGTCCGGCCAAGCGCCCGGCCGTCCAGGTCGGCGACCCGTTCCAGGAGAAGCTCCTCATCGAGTGCACCCTGGAGATCTTCCGCGAGGACCTCGTCGACGGCATCCAGGACCTCGGCGGCGCCGGTCTGTCCTGCGCCACCAGCGAGCTGGCCAGCGCCGGTTCGGGCGGTATGCGCGTCGAGCTGGACACCGTGCCGCTGCGTGACTCCTCCCTCTCGCCCGAGGAAATCCTCATGAGCGAGTCGCAGGAGCGCATGTGCGCGGTCGTGGAGCCCGGCAAGGTCGAGCGCTTCATGGAGATCTGCGAGAAGTGGGACGTCATCGCCACCGTCATCGGTGAAGTCACCGACGGCGAGCGGCTGGAGATCTTCTGGCACGGCGAGCAGATCGTGGACGTCCCGCCGCGCACGGTCGCCCACGAGGGCCCGGTCTACGAGCGCCCGTACGCCCGTCCCGACTGGCAGGACGCCCTGCAGGCCGACGACGCGAACAAGCTTCCCCGGCCGGCTTCGGGCGACGAGCTGCGCGCACAGGTCCTGAAGGTCGTCGCCTCCCCGAACCAGGCCTCGAAGTCCTGGATCACCGACCAGTACGACCGGTTCGTCCAGGGCAACACGATCCTGTCGCAGCCCGAGGACTCGGGCATGGTCCGGATCGACGAGGACACCAACCTCGGTGTCGCCGTCGCCACGGACGGCAACGGCCGCTACACCAAGCTCGACCCGTACACGGGTGCGCAGCTGGCGCTGGCCGAGTCGTACCGCAACGTCGCCGCCTCCGGTGCCCGGCCGCTGGCCATCTCCAACTGCCTGAACTTCGGTTCGCCCGAGGACCCGGCCGTCATGTGGCAGTTCGCCGAGGCCACCCGTGGTCTGGCGGACGGCTGCCTGGAGCTCGGCACCCCGGTGACCGGCGGCAACGTCTCGCTGTACAACCAGACCGGCGAGACCGCCATTCACCCCACCCCGGTGGTCGCGGTGCTCGGTGTGATCGACGACGTCGAGCGCCGTACGCCGATCGCCTTCGCCGAAGAGGGCCAGCTGCTCTATCTGCTGGGTGACACGGCAGAGGAACTGGGCGGTTCCGCCTGGTCCCAGGTGATCCACGACCACCTCGGCGGGCTGCCGCCCAAGGTCGACCTGGGCCGCGAGAAGCTGCTGGGCGAGATCCTCATCTCCGCCTCCCGCGACGGCATGGCCGACGCGGCGCACGACCTGTCCGACGGCGGGCTGATCCAGGCCCTCGTCGAGTCCTGTCTGCGCGGTGGCAAGGGTGCCCGGATCGTCGTGCCCGACGGCATGGACCCGTTCGTCTTCCTCTTCTCCGAGTCGGCCGGCCGCGCGCTGGTGTCCGTGCCGCGCAGTGAGGAACTGCGGTTCACCGACATGTGCGGCGCGCGCGGACTGCCCGCCACGCGCGTGGGTGTCGTCGACGGTGAAGTCATTGATGTCCAGGGCCAGTTCAGCATTCCGCTGGCCGAGCTGCGCGAGGCGCACGAGGCGACGATCCCGGCTCTGCTCGTCTGA
- the purQ gene encoding phosphoribosylformylglycinamidine synthase subunit PurQ, whose amino-acid sequence MTARVGVITFPGTLDDRDTQRAVRIAGLEPVPLWHRDKDLQQVDAVVLPGGFSYGDYLRAGAISRFSPVMEKVIEGAREGMPVLGICNGFQVLTETHLLPGAMLRNNHLHFICRDQKLRVENTDTAWTSDYEAGQEISVPLKNIDGRYVADERTLDMLEAEGRVAFRYVDVNPNGSLRDIAGITNEAGNVVGLMPHPEHAVEPLVGTGRTDGLGFFTSILKKLVNA is encoded by the coding sequence GTGACGGCTCGCGTAGGGGTCATCACCTTCCCCGGCACCCTGGACGACCGCGACACCCAGCGGGCCGTCCGGATCGCCGGGCTCGAACCCGTCCCGCTCTGGCACCGCGACAAGGACCTCCAGCAGGTCGACGCCGTGGTCCTGCCGGGCGGCTTCTCCTACGGCGACTACCTGCGCGCGGGCGCCATTTCGCGCTTCTCGCCGGTCATGGAGAAGGTCATCGAGGGTGCCCGCGAGGGCATGCCCGTCCTCGGTATCTGCAACGGCTTCCAGGTGCTCACCGAGACGCACCTGCTGCCCGGCGCGATGCTCCGCAACAACCACCTGCACTTCATCTGCCGCGACCAGAAGCTGCGGGTGGAGAACACGGACACCGCCTGGACGTCCGACTACGAGGCGGGACAGGAGATCTCCGTCCCGCTGAAGAACATCGACGGCCGGTACGTCGCCGACGAGCGCACCCTCGACATGCTCGAGGCCGAGGGCCGGGTCGCGTTCCGCTACGTGGACGTGAATCCCAACGGCTCGCTGCGTGACATCGCCGGCATCACCAATGAGGCGGGCAATGTCGTCGGCCTCATGCCGCACCCCGAGCACGCCGTGGAGCCGCTGGTCGGCACCGGCCGCACGGACGGGCTCGGATTCTTCACCTCGATCTTGAAGAAGCTGGTCAACGCATGA
- the purS gene encoding phosphoribosylformylglycinamidine synthase subunit PurS has product MARVVVDVMLKPEILDPQGQAVQRALPRLGFEGIADVRQGKRFELEVEGPVDEAALARIHEMAETFLANTVIEDFTVKVDGEAR; this is encoded by the coding sequence GTGGCACGCGTCGTAGTCGACGTCATGCTCAAGCCGGAGATCCTCGACCCGCAGGGCCAGGCGGTGCAGCGCGCACTGCCACGCCTGGGTTTTGAGGGGATCGCCGACGTCCGTCAGGGCAAGCGCTTTGAACTCGAGGTGGAGGGACCGGTCGACGAGGCCGCCCTCGCCCGCATCCACGAGATGGCGGAAACGTTTCTCGCCAACACCGTGATCGAGGACTTCACCGTGAAGGTCGACGGAGAAGCACGGTGA
- a CDS encoding histone-like nucleoid-structuring protein Lsr2: protein MAQRVVVTLSDDIDGGDAAETVSFGLDGRSYEIDLNTANAKKLRVALAPYVEAGRKQSRSGKVYRRTAVAPDPAAVRAWARSNGMEVPPRGRIPKRVYEAFNAVD from the coding sequence GTGGCGCAGCGCGTAGTGGTCACACTCTCCGACGACATCGACGGCGGGGACGCGGCGGAAACCGTCTCCTTCGGCCTGGACGGCAGGTCGTACGAGATCGACCTCAACACCGCCAATGCAAAGAAACTGCGCGTCGCGCTCGCCCCCTACGTGGAGGCGGGCCGCAAGCAGTCCCGCTCCGGCAAGGTCTACCGGCGCACCGCCGTCGCGCCCGACCCGGCGGCCGTGCGCGCCTGGGCCCGCTCGAACGGCATGGAGGTGCCGCCGCGCGGCCGGATCCCCAAGAGGGTCTACGAGGCCTTCAACGCCGTCGACTGA